In Candidatus Babeliales bacterium, the following proteins share a genomic window:
- a CDS encoding ATP-binding cassette domain-containing protein has protein sequence MRLKTLIFQAVSKSFSGLNPFTLNPITARFEKNRRYGVVGQSGAGKSTFMHLAAGLEQATAGYISYEFDNGSQMPASFGDVGRQKNIGIVFQSPHLIYELSALENIAIKSMIAGYSQTEATKKAAHLLELMGLQEYAHSFPQVLSGGQQQRVALARALITEPDFLLADEPTSALDAKTGGEIINLLFAYQKDFQLGLILSTHDHAILSKMDTIIEITSSRLENFQEGKGLPS, from the coding sequence ATGCGTCTAAAAACCCTTATTTTTCAAGCCGTTAGTAAATCGTTTTCGGGACTGAACCCGTTCACGCTCAATCCGATAACTGCTCGTTTTGAAAAAAATAGGCGTTATGGTGTTGTCGGCCAATCGGGCGCCGGCAAATCTACGTTTATGCATCTTGCAGCAGGCCTTGAACAAGCAACAGCCGGTTATATTAGCTACGAATTTGATAATGGATCGCAGATGCCCGCTTCGTTTGGTGACGTTGGACGACAAAAAAATATTGGGATTGTTTTTCAATCTCCCCATTTGATTTATGAACTGTCAGCCTTAGAAAATATTGCCATTAAATCTATGATTGCAGGCTATTCTCAAACCGAGGCTACAAAAAAAGCTGCACATTTGCTGGAGCTGATGGGTTTGCAAGAATATGCGCATTCATTTCCTCAGGTACTTTCAGGAGGGCAGCAGCAAAGAGTTGCGCTGGCACGCGCCTTAATTACGGAACCTGATTTCCTTCTTGCAGACGAGCCAACAAGCGCACTTGATGCAAAAACGGGCGGGGAAATTATTAATTTATTGTTCGCCTATCAAAAAGATTTTCAATTGGGACTCATCTTAAGTACACACGATCACGCTATTTTATCAAAAATGGATACGATCATCGAAATTACAAGCTCGCGATTAGAAAATTTTCAGGAAGGAAAGGGTTTACCATCGTGA